The following coding sequences are from one Desulfosoma caldarium window:
- a CDS encoding MBL fold metallo-hydrolase, which translates to MILERLVVGMLQTNCYLLCDEETRQGVVIDPGGEASRIIGRLQELDVTLVAILNTHGHFDHVLDAWALKEALGGLIFLHPKDEPLLMDHKVGLGAVFTAATGSSHGKVDEWLEEGAELSFGNLRLKVLETPGHTPGHVAFHLPEAKVLFVGDTLFAGSIGRTDFPGGSYTKLIQSVKDKIFPMDDATRVLPGHGPETTVGIEKRTNPFF; encoded by the coding sequence ATGATTCTCGAACGACTCGTGGTGGGCATGCTCCAAACCAACTGCTACCTGCTCTGCGATGAAGAAACCCGTCAGGGAGTGGTGATCGATCCCGGAGGCGAAGCGTCACGCATCATCGGCCGCCTGCAAGAGCTCGATGTGACCTTGGTGGCCATATTGAACACGCACGGTCATTTCGATCATGTGCTGGACGCCTGGGCGCTCAAGGAAGCCCTGGGTGGGCTCATCTTTCTGCATCCTAAGGACGAACCCCTGCTCATGGACCACAAGGTGGGGCTTGGCGCTGTCTTTACCGCGGCGACGGGATCTTCTCACGGCAAGGTGGATGAATGGCTGGAAGAAGGCGCAGAACTGAGCTTTGGAAACCTTCGTCTCAAGGTGCTGGAAACACCGGGACATACCCCTGGGCATGTGGCGTTTCATCTGCCCGAAGCCAAAGTTCTGTTTGTCGGAGACACGCTGTTTGCCGGATCCATTGGCCGAACGGATTTTCCCGGCGGCTCCTACACCAAGCTCATTCAGTCCGTAAAGGACAAGATTTTCCCCATGGACGACGCCACGCGGGTGCTGCCAGGCCATGGACCGGAAACGACCGTGGGCATAGAAAAGCGCACCAATCCTTTCTTTTGA
- a CDS encoding nitroreductase family protein: MESTGSFPDVLTAIYERRSVRHFSDAPVDRSTVMELLRAASWAPSGLNNQPWRFAIVWDSALKESLAALTRYSATLKAAAVLVPVFLDKEGSYDYVKDCQAVGAAIQNFLLAAHGFGLGAVWIGEILKNKDAVRDRLGLPDRLELMAVIALGYPAHRRQKSHRRPLEELIVFER; encoded by the coding sequence ATGGAAAGCACAGGTTCTTTTCCCGATGTTTTGACGGCCATTTACGAAAGGCGCAGCGTGCGCCATTTCAGCGACGCGCCGGTGGATCGAAGCACTGTGATGGAACTTCTGCGGGCCGCCTCGTGGGCCCCTTCGGGCTTGAACAATCAGCCGTGGCGTTTCGCCATCGTGTGGGATTCGGCCTTGAAAGAGAGCCTGGCCGCCCTCACGCGCTACAGCGCCACGCTCAAGGCGGCGGCCGTTTTGGTCCCCGTGTTTCTGGACAAGGAAGGCTCCTACGACTACGTCAAGGATTGCCAAGCCGTGGGCGCCGCCATTCAGAATTTTCTGCTGGCGGCTCATGGCTTCGGCCTGGGGGCCGTTTGGATCGGAGAAATTTTGAAAAACAAGGATGCGGTTCGAGACCGGCTGGGGCTTCCCGACCGATTGGAACTCATGGCCGTCATCGCCCTGGGCTACCCGGCGCATCGCCGGCAAAAGTCCCACCGTCGCCCTTTGGAAGAACTCATCGTGTTCGAACGCTGA